A stretch of Anas acuta chromosome 3, bAnaAcu1.1, whole genome shotgun sequence DNA encodes these proteins:
- the MAP1LC3C gene encoding microtubule-associated proteins 1A/1B light chain 3C — translation MQAAPGAQAARPFKLRKSFATRLEEVAGIRAKFPTKIPVIVERYQKEKYLPLLDKTKFLVPEELTMTQFITIIRSRMALTATQAFYLLVNNKSLASMSLTMAEVYRDYKDEDGFVYMTYASQEMFGCFLLTQGKTSKCLQKT, via the exons ATGCAGGCGGCCCCCGGAGCGCAGGCGGCGCGGCCCTTCAAGCTGAGGAAGAGTTTCG CCACCAGGCTGGAAGAAGTAGCCGGCATCAGGGCCAAGTTCCCGACGAAAATCCCG GTGATTGTTGAGAGGtaccagaaggaaaaataccttCCTCTCCTGGACAAAACCAAGTTTCTTGTTCCCGAGGAGCTGACCATGACGCAGTTCATAACCATCATCAG AAGCAGGATGGCTCTAACGGCTACACAAGCTTTCTACCTGCTGGTGAACAACAAGAGCTTAGCCAGTATGTCCTTGACAATGGCAGAAGTGTACAGGGACTACAAAGATGAAGATGGCTTTGTGTACATGACATATGCTTCCCAGGAGATGTTTGGATGCTTCTTACTCACTCAAGGGAAAACTTCGAAATGCCTTCAAAAAACCTAA